The Gordonia sp. KTR9 genome contains a region encoding:
- the rplJ gene encoding 50S ribosomal protein L10, which yields MAKSEKVAAVAEIAEQFKGSTATVVTEYRGLSVTQISQLRRSLGEGATYSVAKNTLVKRAAAEAGVEGLDELFTGPTAIAFIEGEPVVAAKAIKTFAKDNKALVIKGGYMDGRALSIAEIEQIADLETREVLLAKLAGAMKGNLAKAAGLFNQPASQVARLAAALQEKKNEAGETE from the coding sequence ATGGCCAAGTCCGAAAAGGTCGCCGCTGTTGCGGAGATCGCAGAGCAGTTCAAGGGCTCCACTGCGACGGTTGTCACGGAATACCGTGGTCTGTCCGTCACCCAGATCTCCCAGCTGCGGCGTTCCCTCGGTGAGGGTGCAACCTACTCCGTCGCCAAGAACACCCTGGTGAAGCGTGCCGCTGCTGAGGCGGGCGTGGAAGGGCTCGACGAGCTGTTCACCGGTCCGACCGCGATCGCCTTCATCGAAGGTGAGCCGGTTGTGGCCGCGAAGGCGATCAAGACGTTCGCCAAGGACAACAAGGCTCTGGTCATCAAGGGCGGGTACATGGACGGCCGCGCGCTGTCCATTGCCGAGATCGAGCAGATCGCCGACCTTGAGACCCGTGAGGTCTTGCTGGCCAAGCTCGCCGGTGCCATGAAGGGCAACTTGGCTAAGGCCGCCGGTCTGTTCAACCAGCCGGCTTCGCAGGTGGCGCGCCTGGCCGCGGCCCTGCAGGAGAAGAAGAACGAAGCCGGCGAGACCGAATAG
- the rplL gene encoding 50S ribosomal protein L7/L12, giving the protein MAKLTADELIDQFKELTLLELSDFVKKFEEVFEVTAAAPVAVAAAGAPAAGGAEAAAEQDEFDVILEGAGDKKIQVIKVVREVVSGLGLKEAKDLVESAPKALLEKVDKDAAEAAKAKLEEAGAKVSVK; this is encoded by the coding sequence ATGGCGAAGCTCACCGCTGACGAGCTCATCGATCAGTTCAAGGAACTGACCCTGCTGGAGCTCAGCGATTTCGTGAAGAAGTTCGAAGAGGTCTTCGAGGTCACCGCGGCCGCTCCGGTCGCCGTTGCCGCTGCCGGTGCGCCGGCTGCCGGTGGCGCCGAGGCTGCTGCCGAGCAGGACGAGTTCGACGTCATCCTCGAGGGTGCCGGCGACAAGAAGATCCAGGTCATCAAGGTCGTCCGCGAGGTCGTCTCGGGTCTGGGCCTGAAGGAAGCCAAGGACCTCGTCGAGAGCGCTCCGAAGGCTCTGCTGGAGAAGGTCGACAAGGACGCCGCCGAGGCTGCCAAGGCCAAGCTCGAAGAGGCCGGCGCCAAGGTTTCGGTCAAGTAA
- a CDS encoding ABC transporter ATP-binding protein, which produces MGVEVSVEGLTKSFGSQNIWRDVSLTLPEGEVSALLGPSGTGKSVFLKTLIGLLHPEQGSVIIDGTDITQCSAKELYEIRKLFGVLFQDGALFGSMSLFDNIAFPLREHTKKKENEVRDIVMEKIDLVGLTGAEDKLPGEISGGMRKRAGLARALVLDPQIILCDEPDSGLDPVRTAYISQLLIDINAQIDATILIVTHNINIARTIPDNIGMLFRKELVMFGPREQLLTSEQPVVKQFLSGDRFGPIGMSEEKDEAVQKQEEAMQAAGISGGGTKEDFTEIIPQVQPNPGMPERKAIARHRERVHAMLPDLPENAQEAIRRSQEQEDQIREESRAHADNMANGREPGDSRGGESRGGDNEWTPAPAGVTAGHARSDQANTDVIDYGGSDAPTEQWHTPGDALTKPSHRADGNEGRTP; this is translated from the coding sequence GTGGGTGTTGAGGTCAGTGTCGAGGGGCTCACGAAGTCGTTCGGTTCGCAGAACATTTGGCGTGATGTGTCGCTGACCCTGCCGGAGGGGGAGGTCTCGGCGCTGCTGGGTCCTTCGGGTACCGGTAAGTCGGTGTTTTTGAAGACGTTGATCGGTTTGCTGCATCCCGAGCAGGGGTCGGTGATCATCGATGGGACCGACATCACGCAGTGTTCGGCCAAGGAACTGTATGAGATCCGCAAGCTGTTCGGTGTGTTGTTCCAGGATGGTGCGCTGTTCGGGTCGATGAGTTTGTTCGACAACATCGCGTTCCCGCTTCGTGAGCACACGAAGAAGAAGGAGAACGAGGTCCGCGACATCGTGATGGAGAAGATCGACCTGGTCGGTCTGACCGGTGCCGAGGACAAGCTTCCGGGTGAGATCTCCGGCGGTATGCGTAAGCGTGCGGGTTTGGCGCGGGCGTTGGTGCTGGATCCGCAGATCATTTTGTGTGATGAGCCGGACTCGGGTCTGGATCCGGTGCGTACGGCCTATATCAGCCAGTTGTTGATCGACATCAATGCGCAGATCGATGCGACGATTTTGATCGTGACGCACAACATCAACATCGCGCGGACGATTCCGGACAACATCGGCATGTTGTTCCGTAAGGAGTTGGTGATGTTCGGTCCGCGTGAGCAGTTGTTGACCTCGGAGCAGCCGGTGGTCAAGCAGTTCCTCTCGGGTGATCGGTTCGGTCCGATCGGTATGTCCGAGGAGAAGGACGAGGCGGTCCAGAAGCAGGAAGAGGCGATGCAGGCCGCGGGTATCTCCGGTGGTGGTACCAAGGAGGACTTCACCGAGATCATCCCGCAGGTGCAGCCCAATCCCGGTATGCCCGAACGCAAGGCGATCGCCCGTCACCGCGAACGCGTACACGCGATGCTGCCCGACCTGCCCGAGAACGCGCAGGAAGCGATCCGGCGCAGCCAGGAACAAGAAGACCAGATCCGCGAGGAGAGCCGCGCCCACGCCGACAACATGGCGAACGGTCGGGAACCCGGCGACAGCCGGGGCGGCGAGAGCCGGGGCGGCGACAACGAGTGGACCCCCGCCCCCGCCGGCGTCACCGCCGGGCACGCGCGGTCCGATCAGGCCAACACCGACGTCATCGACTACGGCGGCAGCGATGCCCCGACCGAGCAGTGGCACACACCCGGTGATGCACTGACCAAGCCCAGCCATCGTGCTGATGGGAACGAAGGGCGGACTCCCTAA
- a CDS encoding MlaE family ABC transporter permease translates to MSSATTRGVDRIAQAGTGALSQTGNIVQLFVDVARQTFVRPFQWREFIQQAWFIASVTILPTALIAIPFGAIVSLQTGSLIKQLGAESYTGAASVLVVIQQGSPLVTSLLIAGAAGSAVAADLGSRTIREEIDAMEVLGINPIQRLVVPRVLAMVLVAMLLNGLVAVIGIGGGYFFNVVVQGGTPGAYLASFGALAQLPDLWVSTLKAAIFGVLAGVVASYKGLNPKGGPKGVGDAVNQSVVITFLLLFLANLIITAVYLQVVPPKGS, encoded by the coding sequence ATGAGCAGTGCCACCACGCGTGGCGTCGACCGAATCGCGCAAGCCGGGACAGGTGCCCTGTCACAGACCGGCAATATCGTTCAGCTCTTCGTCGATGTTGCACGCCAGACCTTTGTGCGCCCGTTTCAGTGGCGGGAGTTCATCCAGCAGGCCTGGTTCATCGCCAGTGTGACGATCCTGCCGACCGCGCTGATCGCGATCCCGTTCGGCGCAATCGTCTCGCTGCAGACGGGTTCGCTCATCAAGCAGCTCGGTGCGGAGTCCTACACCGGTGCGGCCAGCGTGCTCGTCGTCATCCAGCAGGGTTCGCCGCTGGTGACGTCGTTGCTGATCGCCGGCGCGGCCGGTTCGGCCGTCGCCGCCGACCTCGGGTCACGCACCATCCGCGAGGAGATCGACGCGATGGAGGTGCTCGGCATCAATCCGATCCAGCGCCTGGTCGTTCCACGTGTGCTGGCCATGGTGCTGGTGGCGATGCTGCTCAACGGTCTGGTCGCCGTGATCGGCATCGGTGGTGGTTACTTCTTCAACGTGGTCGTCCAGGGCGGCACGCCCGGCGCCTACCTCGCGTCGTTCGGCGCGCTGGCGCAACTCCCCGACCTCTGGGTCTCGACGCTGAAGGCCGCGATCTTCGGCGTCCTCGCCGGAGTCGTGGCGTCGTACAAGGGCCTCAACCCCAAGGGCGGCCCGAAGGGCGTGGGTGACGCGGTCAACCAGAGCGTCGTCATCACGTTCCTGCTGCTGTTCCTGGCGAACCTGATCATCACTGCGGTCTACCTGCAGGTCGTCCCACCGAAGGGGAGCTAG
- a CDS encoding MlaE family ABC transporter permease, translating to MYEARKQLGKPLKVLDGAGEQMSFYGRTLAWIPKTLVHYTREVMRLLAEVAFGSGGLAVIGGTIGVMVLMSGFTGVVVGLQGYAALDQIGSQALTGFLSAYVNTREVAPLVAGLALSATVGCGFTAQLGAMRISEEIDALETMAVPSIPFLVSTRVIAGFIAVIPLYVLGLLSAYLASRVVTTVFNGQSGGSYDHYFNLFLPPADVLWSFGKVLVFAFVIILVHCYYGYYASGGPAGVGVAVGHAVRAALVLIAVLDFFLGLAIWGTTTTVRVGG from the coding sequence ATGTACGAGGCCCGCAAGCAGCTGGGCAAGCCGCTGAAGGTGCTCGACGGTGCCGGCGAGCAGATGTCGTTCTACGGCCGCACGCTCGCCTGGATCCCGAAGACGCTGGTGCACTACACGCGTGAGGTCATGCGCCTTCTCGCCGAAGTCGCGTTCGGCTCGGGCGGACTCGCGGTCATCGGCGGCACCATCGGCGTGATGGTGCTGATGTCGGGATTCACCGGCGTGGTCGTCGGCCTGCAGGGTTACGCCGCACTCGATCAGATCGGTTCGCAGGCCCTCACCGGCTTCCTCTCCGCCTACGTCAACACCCGTGAGGTGGCGCCGCTGGTGGCCGGCCTCGCCTTGTCGGCGACCGTGGGCTGTGGCTTCACCGCCCAGCTCGGCGCCATGCGCATCTCGGAGGAGATCGACGCGCTGGAGACGATGGCCGTGCCGTCGATCCCGTTCCTCGTGTCGACCCGTGTCATCGCCGGTTTCATCGCGGTCATCCCGCTCTACGTGCTCGGCCTGTTGTCGGCGTATCTGGCCTCACGCGTGGTGACGACGGTCTTCAACGGTCAGTCCGGCGGGTCCTACGACCACTACTTCAATTTGTTCCTGCCACCGGCCGACGTCTTGTGGTCGTTCGGCAAGGTGCTGGTCTTCGCGTTCGTGATCATCCTGGTGCACTGCTACTACGGCTACTACGCCTCGGGCGGTCCCGCAGGTGTGGGCGTGGCCGTCGGTCACGCGGTCCGAGCGGCACTGGTGCTCATCGCGGTCCTGGACTTCTTCCTCGGTCTGGCGATCTGGGGTACCACGACGACCGTGCGAGTGGGGGGTTAG
- a CDS encoding MCE family protein, whose amino-acid sequence MTLLRKRLLGLVFFLVVALFLTLTITKFNKSFTEFTDVTLVTDSTGNALPANADVKARGMTVGEVREVKPGPDGRVEVVLGLNPDQASTLSDKTTARILPKTLFGERYVALQVPEDNSGPTLSNGATIETDRSGNALEIQQLFDKLLPVLEAIPPQDLNATLTSLSSALSGRGEQLGTTLEELDQIFGEINENLPELEGTLEGLASFSQTYSQALPDVVDALDSLRTTTNTIVERQDDLRTLIATLGVASDDLTGWLRANRTDLIDLAVDSEELLVGLAKQSPTFVCTFRNFAGLIPESRKIVGEGTDNPGVRVNLQFVNPRGRYLPNQDEPRFMDLDPPAVCYDPKMGGDRPFPQYPGGGLADGSYQPPSRNPGPRNVRQLPQPQFSGVPAGTVSSAPAGAKPVAVESNPFDDPEYRKQLQVIYGATSGKSPEEVPTWVTMIGGGALQGAKVDIK is encoded by the coding sequence GTGACGCTGCTGCGTAAACGGTTGCTCGGCCTGGTGTTCTTCCTCGTGGTCGCGTTGTTCCTGACCCTCACGATCACCAAGTTCAACAAGTCGTTCACCGAGTTCACCGATGTCACGCTGGTGACCGACTCGACCGGCAACGCGTTGCCGGCCAACGCCGACGTCAAGGCCCGCGGAATGACCGTCGGCGAGGTGCGCGAGGTCAAGCCCGGACCCGACGGTCGCGTCGAAGTGGTGTTGGGGCTCAACCCCGATCAGGCCTCGACGCTCTCGGACAAGACCACCGCGCGCATCCTGCCGAAGACGCTGTTCGGTGAGCGGTACGTCGCCCTGCAGGTGCCCGAGGACAATTCGGGCCCGACGCTGAGCAACGGCGCGACGATCGAGACCGATCGCAGCGGCAACGCCCTGGAGATCCAGCAGTTGTTCGACAAGCTGCTGCCGGTCCTCGAGGCGATCCCGCCCCAGGACCTGAACGCAACGCTGACCTCGCTGTCGTCGGCGCTGTCCGGCCGCGGTGAGCAGCTGGGCACGACGCTGGAGGAACTCGACCAGATCTTCGGCGAGATCAACGAGAACCTGCCCGAGCTCGAGGGCACCCTCGAGGGACTCGCCAGCTTCTCCCAGACGTATTCGCAGGCGCTGCCCGATGTGGTCGACGCACTCGACTCGCTGCGCACGACGACGAACACCATCGTCGAGCGTCAGGACGACCTCCGGACGCTCATCGCCACCCTCGGCGTCGCATCCGACGACCTGACCGGCTGGCTGCGCGCCAATCGCACCGACCTGATCGACCTCGCCGTCGACTCCGAGGAACTGCTCGTCGGACTGGCCAAGCAGTCGCCGACCTTCGTGTGTACGTTCCGCAACTTCGCGGGTCTGATCCCGGAGTCGCGCAAGATCGTCGGCGAGGGGACCGACAACCCGGGTGTGCGAGTGAACCTGCAGTTCGTCAATCCCCGTGGCCGTTACCTACCGAACCAGGACGAACCCCGCTTCATGGACCTCGATCCGCCTGCCGTCTGTTACGACCCGAAGATGGGTGGCGACCGCCCGTTCCCGCAGTACCCGGGCGGCGGCCTGGCGGACGGCAGCTACCAGCCGCCGTCCCGCAACCCCGGCCCGCGCAACGTCCGGCAGCTCCCGCAGCCCCAGTTCAGCGGCGTCCCGGCGGGGACCGTCTCGTCGGCCCCGGCCGGTGCGAAGCCCGTGGCGGTGGAGTCCAACCCGTTCGATGACCCGGAGTATCGCAAGCAGTTGCAGGTCATCTACGGCGCCACGTCGGGTAAGTCGCCGGAAGAGGTGCCGACCTGGGTGACCATGATCGGCGGCGGTGCGCTGCAGGGTGCGAAGGTCGACATCAAATGA
- a CDS encoding MCE family protein: MKSIVGPLIKLIVFGVVTVVTTSLLAVTIANAGGDGDAKFNAVFTDATLLNPGDDVRIAGVRVGQVESVEVYDRNKAKVSFNVDRDRLPDGTQLFIRYRNLTGLRYLALERGAGDPSQTVAQGHTFGLTPGVTDTHPPVNLTELFNGFRPLFQQLSASDVNKLTEQIIAIFDGQGGSITRLVSDTADLTNAIADKDKVIGELITNLTKVLDTVNRNDEQFTSLLDNTEKLVTGLAAQRGSVGSAITSVSNLTSVTANILGATRPSIQGDIAGLKSLADQINKRDEDIEETLTNLPIKLQKIGRAATFGSWFQFYLCGIDVVAGNGKSPVLTQPLIPLPDINHVLYTSAATRCWADDRPGG; encoded by the coding sequence ATGAAGTCGATCGTCGGACCGCTGATCAAGCTGATCGTCTTCGGCGTGGTCACCGTGGTGACCACGAGTCTGCTCGCGGTGACCATCGCCAATGCCGGTGGTGACGGTGATGCGAAGTTCAACGCCGTGTTCACCGACGCCACGTTGCTCAATCCCGGCGATGACGTCCGGATCGCGGGCGTGCGCGTCGGGCAGGTGGAGAGCGTCGAGGTCTATGACCGCAACAAGGCGAAGGTCTCGTTCAACGTCGACCGCGACCGTCTGCCGGACGGCACCCAGCTCTTCATCCGCTACCGCAACCTGACCGGTCTGCGGTACCTCGCCCTCGAGCGCGGGGCGGGCGACCCGTCGCAGACGGTCGCGCAGGGTCACACGTTCGGCCTGACGCCGGGCGTCACGGACACCCACCCGCCGGTGAACCTGACCGAACTGTTCAACGGCTTCCGGCCGCTGTTCCAGCAGCTGTCGGCCTCCGACGTGAACAAACTGACCGAGCAGATCATCGCGATCTTCGACGGGCAGGGTGGTTCGATCACCCGTCTGGTCAGCGACACGGCCGATCTGACGAACGCGATCGCCGACAAGGACAAGGTCATCGGTGAGCTGATCACCAACCTCACCAAGGTCCTCGACACCGTCAACCGCAACGACGAGCAGTTCACCAGCCTCCTCGACAACACCGAGAAGCTCGTGACCGGCCTTGCGGCACAACGCGGTTCGGTGGGTTCGGCGATCACCTCGGTCTCCAACCTGACCTCGGTCACGGCGAACATCCTCGGTGCGACGCGCCCGTCCATCCAGGGCGACATCGCCGGACTGAAATCGCTGGCCGACCAGATCAACAAGCGTGACGAGGACATCGAGGAGACACTGACCAACCTGCCGATCAAACTCCAGAAGATCGGTCGCGCAGCGACATTCGGTTCCTGGTTCCAGTTCTACCTCTGCGGCATCGACGTGGTGGCGGGCAACGGCAAGTCGCCGGTGCTGACGCAGCCGCTGATCCCGCTGCCCGACATCAACCATGTGCTCTACACCAGTGCGGCGACGCGCTGCTGGGCAGACGACCGGCCAGGGGGGTGA